A single window of Pseudoduganella plicata DNA harbors:
- a CDS encoding cobyric acid synthase — protein sequence MAFPYSTLMIQGTTSDAGKSTVVAALCRLLKRRGVAVAPFKPQNMALNSAVTADGGEIGRAQALQAAAAGIAPHTDMNPVLLKPSSDTGAQVIIHGKVRAEMNARDYHRYKTVAMAAVLESHARLLRQYDAVIVEGAGSPAEINLRDRDIANMGFAEAVDCPVVLVADIDRGGVFAHIVGTLACLSDSERQRIIGFVINRFRGDIRLLEPGLEWLERQTGKPVLAVLPYLHGLFLDAEDAVQAVQAQRGAFRIVVPSLPRMSNHTDFDALRAHPDVDLQFIRAGQPVPPADLIVLPGSKNTRGDLAWLTEQGWPERITRHLRYGGKVIGICGGFQMLGLTVRDPYGVEGAAGESEGLGLLDMITILTQEKRLEQVRGDCVFADATVAGYEIHMGVSTGDALDRPAFRIDGRAEGARSLDDQVLGTYLHGVFDTPQACAALLRWAGLASEHVVDTAALREASLERLADATQPLMDRLVSLM from the coding sequence ATGGCATTCCCCTACTCCACCCTGATGATTCAAGGGACGACGTCCGACGCGGGCAAGAGCACCGTGGTCGCCGCGCTGTGCCGGCTGCTGAAACGCCGGGGCGTCGCCGTTGCGCCGTTCAAGCCGCAGAACATGGCGTTGAACAGCGCCGTCACGGCCGACGGCGGGGAGATCGGCCGCGCCCAGGCGTTGCAGGCCGCCGCCGCCGGCATCGCGCCGCACACGGACATGAATCCCGTGCTGCTCAAGCCTTCCAGCGATACGGGCGCTCAGGTCATCATTCATGGCAAGGTGCGAGCGGAGATGAACGCGCGCGACTACCACCGCTACAAGACCGTGGCGATGGCGGCGGTGCTCGAGTCCCATGCGCGCCTGCTGCGGCAGTACGACGCCGTCATCGTCGAGGGCGCCGGCAGTCCCGCCGAGATCAACCTGCGCGACCGGGACATCGCCAATATGGGTTTCGCGGAGGCCGTCGATTGCCCCGTCGTGCTGGTGGCCGACATCGACCGCGGCGGCGTATTCGCCCATATCGTCGGCACGCTGGCCTGCCTGTCCGACAGCGAGCGGCAACGTATCATCGGCTTTGTCATCAACCGCTTCCGCGGCGATATCCGGCTGCTGGAACCGGGGCTGGAATGGCTGGAACGGCAGACGGGCAAGCCGGTGCTGGCCGTGCTGCCGTATCTGCATGGGTTGTTCCTCGACGCCGAGGATGCGGTACAGGCGGTGCAGGCGCAGCGCGGTGCGTTTCGTATCGTCGTTCCCAGCCTGCCGCGCATGAGCAACCACACGGACTTCGACGCGCTGCGCGCCCATCCCGATGTGGACCTGCAGTTCATCCGCGCCGGACAGCCGGTCCCGCCAGCGGACCTGATCGTCCTCCCCGGCAGCAAGAACACGCGCGGCGATCTGGCCTGGCTGACGGAACAAGGCTGGCCCGAACGGATCACGCGGCACCTGCGCTACGGCGGCAAGGTGATCGGCATCTGCGGCGGCTTCCAGATGCTGGGCCTCACGGTGCGCGATCCGTATGGCGTCGAGGGAGCGGCGGGCGAATCCGAGGGCCTCGGCCTGCTGGACATGATCACGATCCTGACGCAGGAAAAACGCCTCGAGCAGGTACGCGGCGATTGCGTGTTTGCCGACGCCACGGTGGCAGGCTACGAAATCCATATGGGCGTGTCGACAGGCGATGCGCTGGATCGCCCTGCGTTTCGCATCGACGGCAGGGCGGAAGGCGCACGCTCGCTGGACGACCAGGTGCTGGGCACCTATCTGCACGGCGTGTTCGATACGCCGCAGGCATGCGCGGCATTGCTGCGCTGGGCCGGCCTCGCGTCCGAGCACGTCGTCGACACGGCGGCACTGCGCGAAGCGAGCCTGGAACGGCTGGCCGACGCCACGCAACCTTTGATGGACCGGCTGGTCTCCCTGATGTGA